The DNA region TGATTCTGTTGCTGGCATTCTTTGAAAACCCATCTTCTTTGACATGGAGTTCAGATCCAAGGAAGAGAGGCGAACGTGTCTCTGCTCCATGTGGCCTAACAGAAGGAATTGAATTTGTCTGTTTACTGATATTCgcagtcgatgtctgtatgaaGGTACATGCTagtataatgatattaaatcaTAATATAAAGCTTTGTATCAATGTAttggtattaatatttttgttgttgcttaTTCCAAGTAGTTAGTAGTACTACCTGTTATTGAATGCTGTGAACATTTTCTTTTTgacataaaaattaaaatttcccAGCCACTACCTAAAAAATTCTCCACTATCCCTTTGCTACCTTGGTATAAGACTACAGTAGTGCAAGAGAGTCAACTTAAACCAATTCATAGGTATTTAATTCTATATGTAATTGTTGTTTTACTGTTCTTATCTTATAGGCATATCTAATTGGTAAAAAGCAATTTATAAAGCAGAAATGGTTATCTGCGTATGTCTTGGTGATTTTAGCATCTTTGATTGATTGGATAGTAACCGTTAACTTTTCATGTGAGGAGGTAATAATTGCATCCACTTCTAGGTGTAACTTcatttatacattatatatacgCCCATAAACTGCCCATGCTCTTAAGCACCCAAAAATAGTATTGCTCAAgtcaacatttaaaataactGAGTAAAGCTGATCTAATCCAGATAGATTGAACCCTGACCTAACATTGGAAGCTGAGCATTAACCATTCAGGTATAACTTTACATCAAACCTCATAATTCTTTGAACACTAAAAGTATCCCAACAAAAATCAAAAtccataattttttaatattttttcattgACCATTTCACATTTAAGACTACTGTAAACATGTGTACGGGTGTTTAATTCACATCATAAGTTAATTTAGGTCAACTTGTAGTCTTAAATTGCAACTTAAATGTGTCTGATATTACAGAAACATCTGTTGTGTTGTGtatttatagtaataataactattatttgTTGCTTTTTCTATAGCCACTCAGAGTTAGGCGTCTGCTAAGACCATTTTTTTTACTTCAAAATTCATCACTTATGAAAAAGACAGTAAGgagtattaaaaatacattgccAGAGGTTTTTAGGTTTGTATCTCTTTTTTAGTTCAGTTCAGGATGAAACCCCTTTAATAATAAGATTAAATGATACAATTGTCCAAAATTTAGCGTAAATATGCTGTAGTGCCCTGTCTTGAATTGGGTGTCGCATATGTAAAGTTCTTCTACATTAcctttatatacatttttgaaCCTGAGGTTTTTTTTACAATACATTATCCAGATTggttattaaaatacagtagaacccctatgaATAAGACACCTTTAGCACCAAACAAAATGTTGCCCATAATAGGGTTGACCGCCGAACAGTGGTTGACTGCAGTGTTAGGGGTTGACCGCCGAACAGTGGTTGACTGCAGTGTTAGGGGTTGACCGCCGAACAGTGGTTGACTGTAGTGTTAGGGGTTGACAGCTGAACAGTGGTTGACTGCAGTGTTAGGGGTGGACCACTGAACAGTGGTTGACTGCAGTGTTAGGGGTTGACCGCCGAACAGTGGTTGACTGCAGTGTTAGGGGTTGACCGCCGAACAGTGGTTGACTGCAGTGTTAGGGGTTGACCACTGAACAGTGGTTGACTGCAGTGTTAGGGGTTGACCACTGAACAGTGGTTAACTGCAGTGTTAGGGGTTGACAGCTGAACAGTGGTTGACTAGTGTTAGGGGTTGACAGCTGAACAGTGGTTGACTGTAGTGTTAGGGGTTGACCACTGAACAGGGGTTGACTgcagtgttaaaatatatattgcccATTTTTTCACAGTAATACATATATTACTGTTGCCAtttttttcatgtaattttttcttcatattttaTAGCGTTATTTTATTAGTACTACTGCACTTATACTTCTTCACTATGGTTGGATTAATCATGTTTTCAGCACAGGTAATATTCCTAATCTTTAAGTATAGTGTTGTTTTTAccaatttgattaaaatttactgtatgaaaatatatatactgcTAGTTGTCATGAGCATATCCTGCTTTCATTTTCTTCTAAATTTGCATTTTCGATTTAGCTACATTTCTGATATGCGGTCACTGTAACCTATTgcctattttttttctttttgaattattatataatacagaaATAGAAACTTTGAAAACTTTAGTTTCAGTGGTTAATTGAAACTACATATTTACTTGAGGCTTTATACtgttattaaattttcattttatattaaaatgcaATATTATGGATTTAAGTGTAAAGTAAAGTTTAAATTAACCTTTAAGTTACTTTTTTTGTGAAagaaaaacaatcaatcaaattgaaccaaattaatattttcattactGTTTCTAAtaacattcatatttttttattgttaaagaCATCTACTGCTAGTCGTAACTCTTCAGATACTGATTCAAACAGTGCAAACATCGACGGCAGTGAAGCTTCAGAAGCCTTTTCTTCCATTGGTAATGCATATATGAGCTTGTTAGTGCTGTTAACTACTGCAAACAACCCAGATGGTTTGTATCCAATACATTATTCTTCCAAGTGTAtgtatctctttttttttcagattttatGTGTTTGTTTGgttatttgtgcacatcacaaaACTGAATAGATACATGGACACATATCATCTGATGCACATTGATAAGTTTGACACAGATAAAGTACCTATCCTGTAAACATAATGTACATGTGATGAACATGTAGACCTATAAGAGGATGTTTGTGTAATGAAAGCATAAAGTAAATGtgattaaattttattaaattcatcTGATGCATATGTATTGAAATTGTTGCACAGAAAAGTAAATGCGAAGTACACATAATGGACATGTAGCATATAAAAGGATTCATAAAGTTTGTGCAATGAAAGCATAAAGTAAATGTGATAAAGTAAAGTGCTTAAATGTTGTTATTCATTCAAGaacatttcatttcatcaatAAAGTAACATaaattttcattaataatacataaaaataccTTTTTTGCGATTAACACTGTATATTATGTCATCATGGTAACTTTCTTAACGACACAATATGACCtactttttcattttaatgTGTTTCATGTTTTAAATGTAAGCCATTTGTAttcattgatattttaataatttatggtCTAATAAATAATACTGAACGCAAAACTACATATTTGTTTTTGACTACCAATATGAAAACAGCgtcattaaacatatttaaagaAGTTTTTAGAATTGTACACTTGAATTGTACTCGCATTATTACCTTTTACTTATCATATATTTACTgtgtatacaataataaaatgcaCAGAAATCAATTGAACACAAATACAGGCTTCTAAAAACCcaacatcatttaaaaaaaaatgttcacactGTTTTTCTGAGCTTCCAGTGATAATAATGCACCTTAAATTGCTGGTAAACGGAAGCAGTGATGTGGGTTCGATtggtcttgtttatttttttagtttttgtcaaatttatcaATTGCATTTAGGTTTAAGGTTAATATGTTTCATGGtttttcacaagcgccttgagcactttagtggatatgtgcgctgtataaatcttattattattattatttatgttgtcaatattgaaataataaacaaaatgctGATataacatttgaatatcttttagTTATGATGCCAGCCTACAAAGAAAACAGGATGTATGCATTGTTCTTCATTATATTTCTTACAATTGGTAAGTAACAATAAGTCATCAGAGTCTTCAGTTTTTGTACAAAAATCAGAATTATGTTCTAAAGCCAAAATGTTCATGTTTAAATCCGTTTATTTAActtaataaaatgaatatattatttgagGATTCACTTGTATTGTATCagattttaaatctattttgaagctcttaaattataattcttaattgttatttaaattgtatttgctTTAGGACTTTACTGTTTCTTCAACATGCTAACTGCTGTTATTTACAATCAGTTCCGTGGTTACCTACAAGTAAGTCAACATGTATTTCATATATAAGGctataccacgttgaaacactgGTTCTCGTTagatcactgaagttaagcAATGTTGGGCCTGGTTATAACTtagatgggagaccatctgggttACGGTATATAGGCTGGGTTCAccttaggcatttgaaatcagctgTGCTgacttatggcagcccctgcatctagtatctgcttCAGACATATTGGCCTATGCCTTTCCTCaagtcaaggtgggcactggacgagagaagcccttgatcaatgataggaccaatcaaggtgctttaaacagtcctggcttagtttcatccatcattcagatgaatgtaaAACTATTGACATTGTCATTCGCAACAGACGTCGGccataaacattttatattgtgaACACATTCAAACTTTTGATCAcaacacaaattatataaatttacctCAAAATGTGTGTCTGCTGACTGCAAACTTTATCAGTGGAATGACCTGTTTGCTGCGGTGGAAACTTGATCTTAGCCAACATCAAAACCATGTCATACACATTTGGAAGTTGAAACGGCCtgctttatatttatttgtgtgaTGAGTTTACATGttgataatgtattttatataatatttattatacaaatgcTTGCATTAAACCAAAACCTTTGTTTtcttcaaataaacattttagacATCTATTCAAGCCAGTTTCTTTCGGCAGAGATTAGGAATTCGTGCAGCTTTTGAAATTATGAGACGGCAAGGAAAAGGGTTTTCAAATCGAACACAAATAAGGtacagttttaatttttatataggtGGTTTTTATAAGTtgaggaaatttggattagACCCTCTGTAGACCCACCGTAGCCACCATACATGATCAGCGCACACCGGAAGATAATTCCTTACTTACTGGATACAAGCAATATATGGAACAGACTAGGCCTCTCAATGCTAGTCTGATATACTGTACACCTAGTCTAATGTAGTTGATACTGGGTTTTCTAATTGCTGAttaccataataatattatagtgcactataatatctctatgccataatattcattcattcattcattcaatcttttatttcggaaactctggtccatagaaagtaaattacatataaatgaaataaattaaaaaaaaaaaaaatctatctaAAATAGTAGACAAGAagatatttaatttacatttagaTAATTTTGGAATCCACACTCTAAATAaagttaattattatttcagaAATACTATTCCAGTTAGCATTGTCAAATCTGTTATTCTACAagttaaaatgaaaaaagtttttaaagCAGCCATAATAAGGGTAAGTTTTTGAATTAGACAATTTTTCATTCTAGAAGTTACTAACATGTTTCAGGCTCTTAACACACCCTTGTTATTTGTTCTAATTCTGTGAAAAGTCAAtttcttattaatattttgaatattacttaaattgttattttacttAGTTCAgttgttttataatgttttagGAACTTGATGATAATATGGGAGGCTTTGTGACCTCAACAGATTTCCGATCTCTGTTTGATGTTTTAGACACACCCATCAGAATAAAAAAGGTAACCTAAATATGGATTTAATTAGTATATTTTAAGAacttcaataataataatgtctgTAACATTTACAATCCTTATACCATTTTGGAATTTAGAAATTACGAACTTTTTTGATGCGTTTTATGTAATgtcttgtaattttaataatatgtatttgtttgttttaggaATTCCCTAAAAAAATCTTTCGACATTCAGTGCTGAATAAAATACAGTCATGTGTATCTCATCAATATTTTGCCTACTTTGGTAGTTTTGTAGCTGTGGTTAATGTATTCTGTATTACAGTAAGTAGGTTTCTGATCTCATCTCATCTCTCTCTTATATTGCGTTATGTGCAGAGGTTCAGCTGTCTCATTTAAAATTAGCCGCgcttacttttttttttgttactgTGACACACAGTGCAATGTATATGGTGTGTCATATAGCAGCAGAGTGTCCCAAAGCCCttaatttaaaacaacataaagattgaaataaaataagtgTGTTTCAAAAGCGTTTCACAAACTTCAATTAGGTGAGGGTTGATACAAGATATTCACATAGAGGAAGTTCCTCCATCATATAGCAAGCTTTTGTTTCAGAACGGTAGACAAATGAGATTTAAATTCCTTTAAATAATTCAACAGACCAATATTAAttacattgttttattgttttaggtTGAAATGGGTCTAACCAACAAAGAAAAAGGAATTGAAGATTTAGTTTCTGCTCTGAactttatattcattatttattatgtgGTTGAATTGGTTAGTATGCATTTTAACagaagttttatttttttgcagctaaattttcaaaatattccattattttcttgattttaatatttatctcAACAGATGCTTAAAATTTGGATGTTAGGCTGGCAGAAGTACTTTTCTACAATATTGAACATAATAGATTTTCTTGTAGTTGTCTCTTTGTT from Antedon mediterranea chromosome 2, ecAntMedi1.1, whole genome shotgun sequence includes:
- the LOC140040525 gene encoding two pore channel protein 2-like yields the protein MATEEMPESAYSILTNSMYSSTEIEHELLSGRDDRSDLCNPESLLQAVVFVEDAVKFRSIYHKVDIKSLWYYRLYYSPVVQWFISTAICVILLLAFFENPSSLTWSSDPRKRGERVSAPCGLTEGIEFVCLLIFAVDVCMKAYLIGKKQFIKQKWLSAYVLVILASLIDWIVTVNFSCEEPLRVRRLLRPFFLLQNSSLMKKTVRSIKNTLPEVFSVILLVLLHLYFFTMVGLIMFSAQTSTASRNSSDTDSNSANIDGSEASEAFSSIGNAYMSLLVLLTTANNPDVMMPAYKENRMYALFFIIFLTIGLYCFFNMLTAVIYNQFRGYLQTSIQASFFRQRLGIRAAFEIMRRQGKGFSNRTQIRNTIPVSIVKSVILQVKMKKVFKAAIIRELDDNMGGFVTSTDFRSLFDVLDTPIRIKKEFPKKIFRHSVLNKIQSCVSHQYFAYFGSFVAVVNVFCITVEMGLTNKEKGIEDLVSALNFIFIIYYVVELMLKIWMLGWQKYFSTILNIIDFLVVVSLFVVEIAYASSVKTPFYSKIYDSHVLFVLSRVINLLILVRLFRIVTHIKPMAIVVWTTLDLIRNLRAFAGILVVIYYFFAILGTMVFNGKITFKDRDMNRTTECGTYEQLNYWANNFDDFAAALVVLWDVMLVNNWHIFLEAYKVYVSKWAQIYFILWYFVSVLVCLNLFAALIIENFITKWDRYHIQEQEDQQTMYMLNVHAMFRHDLKEPSEDDLMDALRQHNHLNL